Proteins encoded within one genomic window of Phototrophicus methaneseepsis:
- a CDS encoding GNAT family N-acetyltransferase, with protein MRVRQLLIDSYTRMGREFNWETRRWEGWYWTITDAERDTPMRGSQAHIWETAEGQILGAAVPEEPGDLSILIHPDYRALEEDILTWAEDHLAVTHETGQRQLRTWAFDWDTDRQDRLRRHGFVANSSDCFQHRRRLASDPVDDVPLPEGYSLRSITATNEDVEGWVTCTNATFGQTYLPEMHRNFQVDSPSHNYDLHIVAVAPDGTFAAFAGLTVDDTNRTATFEPVGTHPDHRRKGLARAAMYEGIRRLQALGRADVVYVANWGTAEAGQFYAAIGMAHYATLTAWDKIF; from the coding sequence ATGCGAGTACGGCAATTACTCATCGACAGTTACACGCGTATGGGACGCGAATTCAACTGGGAGACGCGCCGCTGGGAAGGCTGGTATTGGACCATCACAGATGCAGAGCGCGATACGCCTATGCGTGGTTCCCAGGCCCATATTTGGGAGACTGCCGAAGGGCAGATCCTCGGCGCCGCCGTGCCAGAAGAACCAGGCGACCTATCTATCCTGATCCATCCCGATTATCGCGCTCTGGAAGAAGACATCCTCACCTGGGCTGAAGACCATCTGGCCGTGACCCATGAAACAGGGCAACGGCAGCTCAGAACGTGGGCTTTTGATTGGGATACAGACCGACAGGATCGTCTGAGACGGCACGGCTTTGTCGCAAACTCATCAGATTGCTTTCAACATCGCCGCCGCCTGGCCAGCGACCCGGTAGACGATGTGCCCCTGCCAGAAGGCTATAGTCTGCGCAGTATCACAGCGACAAACGAGGATGTCGAGGGATGGGTAACCTGCACCAACGCCACATTCGGGCAAACTTACCTGCCAGAGATGCACCGCAACTTTCAAGTTGATTCACCATCTCACAACTATGATCTGCATATTGTCGCCGTCGCACCAGATGGCACATTTGCGGCTTTCGCAGGGCTAACTGTGGATGATACCAACCGTACAGCGACATTTGAGCCTGTTGGGACGCACCCGGATCATCGCCGTAAAGGGCTGGCGCGTGCTGCGATGTATGAGGGTATTCGTCGTTTGCAAGCGTTGGGGCGTGCCGATGTCGTTTACGTCGCAAATTGGGGAACGGCTGAAGCAGGACAATTCTATGCGGCGATTGGTATGGCGCACTACGCCACACTCACCGCCTGGGACAAAATCTTCTAA
- a CDS encoding bifunctional transaldolase/phosoglucose isomerase, whose protein sequence is MAENPAFAVQEIGQSLWLDFIHRKALQDGEFQRRIDEEGVVGVTSNPSIFQKAIGDSDTYDEAIRANLDLSANEIYESLAIADIQQATDLFRPIYDKTNKQDGYVSLEVSPLLASSTEETITEAKRLFKAVDRPNVMIKIPATPAGIPAIEEVIAAGVNVNVTLIFSVENYEQVAEAFIKGLERRLEAGESVEGIASVASFFLSRIDNAVDNILKNNMRAAQVHGDTTRIAANRRMLGQAAIANAKLAYRSFQRVFEGQRFAKLKAAGAQVQRPLWASTSTKDPAYPDTMYVDQLIGKDTVNTLPPNTLEAFVDHGTVEGATILRNNETYLDPTSVMENLAELGIDMGQVTHRLQVDGVDAFIESFEKLMQQVAAKRTLLKTGLIDRQKLALGIYNEQVSKAQTEMDKSFIVGRIWSGDGSVWKDHGPTIEKIQNRLGWLHVLNTIDIERLKQLQASIKDSNVTNVVLLGMGGSSLAPEVMYKTFGKAEGFPELKVLDSTDPARIQAVEDSIDLPNTLFIVASKSGGTVETMSFYKHFYEKTGHNGSQFIAITDPETSLAQLAQEKAFRDVFINPADIGGRYSALSYFGMVPAALIGIDLDRAWSSARTMIEANRPEIPAAFHPGLTLGAVIGALAKEGRDKVSIFTTASISSFGDWAEQLLAESLGKEGKGALPVVGATVGKPHDYSSDRLFLYLRIDDDSNLDEVDEGIRTLREAGHPRMTLRLPNPYALFGEFFRWEFATAVAGYQLEVNPFDEPNVTEAKEATKELLQHYQEHGSLPQSEPFIDGTSVKLYADETTVAPLRELGRAHNYDEESRTQVLAAQITGTNTGDYFALLVYLTPDEETEAKIQEIRRRLRHVTRRAVTLGYGPRYLHSTGQFHKGGPNNGVFIQITANVETDIDIPGEPYSFGTLFQAQAAGDLQALHNHNRRAFRFHIDGDIDEGLQKLLDAIEFVENRNQ, encoded by the coding sequence ATGGCAGAAAACCCAGCTTTTGCTGTACAAGAGATTGGTCAATCACTCTGGCTGGATTTCATCCATCGCAAGGCACTGCAAGATGGCGAATTTCAACGGCGCATTGATGAAGAAGGCGTCGTCGGCGTCACCTCAAACCCGTCCATCTTCCAGAAGGCCATCGGCGATTCTGATACTTACGACGAAGCGATCCGTGCCAATCTGGATTTAAGCGCGAATGAAATTTACGAAAGTCTGGCAATTGCGGATATTCAGCAAGCGACAGACCTCTTCCGCCCGATTTACGATAAGACCAATAAGCAAGATGGCTACGTCAGCCTGGAAGTCTCGCCTTTATTAGCCAGCAGCACCGAAGAAACAATCACAGAGGCCAAACGCCTCTTTAAAGCGGTGGATCGCCCGAATGTCATGATTAAGATTCCGGCGACCCCGGCAGGCATCCCTGCGATTGAAGAAGTCATCGCAGCAGGCGTCAATGTCAACGTCACGCTGATCTTCTCGGTTGAGAATTACGAACAGGTTGCGGAAGCCTTCATCAAAGGGCTGGAACGTCGTCTGGAAGCCGGAGAATCTGTCGAAGGCATTGCCAGCGTCGCGAGCTTCTTCCTCAGCCGCATCGACAACGCTGTCGATAATATCCTCAAAAACAACATGCGCGCGGCCCAGGTTCATGGCGATACCACCCGCATCGCCGCCAACCGCCGGATGCTCGGCCAGGCCGCCATTGCCAATGCCAAACTGGCTTATCGCTCCTTCCAGCGCGTCTTTGAAGGACAGCGCTTTGCCAAGTTAAAGGCTGCTGGGGCACAGGTACAACGCCCATTATGGGCTTCTACCAGCACCAAAGACCCGGCCTACCCGGATACCATGTACGTCGATCAACTCATCGGCAAGGATACCGTCAACACGCTGCCGCCCAATACCCTGGAAGCATTCGTTGATCACGGCACCGTCGAAGGCGCGACCATCCTGCGCAACAATGAGACGTATCTCGACCCGACCAGCGTCATGGAGAACCTGGCAGAGCTTGGTATCGACATGGGGCAGGTTACACATCGCCTGCAAGTTGATGGTGTCGATGCTTTCATTGAGTCGTTTGAAAAACTCATGCAGCAAGTTGCTGCCAAGCGTACCCTGCTCAAGACAGGCCTGATCGACCGTCAGAAATTGGCGCTCGGCATTTATAACGAGCAGGTCAGCAAAGCACAGACAGAGATGGATAAATCCTTCATCGTCGGGCGCATCTGGAGCGGTGACGGCAGCGTGTGGAAAGACCACGGCCCCACGATTGAAAAAATCCAGAATCGTCTGGGATGGCTGCACGTCCTCAACACGATTGATATTGAACGCCTCAAGCAGTTGCAGGCCAGCATCAAGGATAGCAACGTCACCAATGTTGTGCTGCTCGGCATGGGCGGCAGCAGCCTCGCCCCGGAAGTAATGTATAAGACCTTTGGCAAAGCAGAAGGCTTCCCGGAACTGAAGGTATTGGACAGCACAGACCCGGCGCGCATCCAAGCCGTTGAGGACAGCATCGACCTGCCGAATACCCTCTTCATCGTCGCCAGTAAATCCGGCGGCACCGTAGAAACCATGTCCTTCTACAAACATTTCTACGAGAAGACAGGGCACAACGGCAGCCAATTCATCGCCATCACAGACCCTGAAACATCCCTGGCACAGCTTGCACAGGAAAAAGCCTTCCGCGATGTATTCATCAACCCGGCGGATATTGGCGGTCGCTACAGCGCACTCAGCTACTTTGGTATGGTCCCTGCCGCGTTAATCGGCATTGATCTGGACCGCGCATGGAGTTCCGCTCGCACCATGATCGAAGCCAACCGCCCGGAAATCCCGGCAGCCTTCCACCCTGGCCTGACGCTCGGCGCTGTCATCGGTGCTCTGGCTAAAGAAGGCCGTGACAAAGTTTCTATCTTTACCACAGCATCTATCAGCAGCTTTGGGGATTGGGCTGAACAGCTCTTGGCGGAAAGCCTGGGTAAAGAAGGCAAAGGCGCGCTCCCGGTCGTCGGCGCAACAGTCGGCAAGCCACACGATTATTCATCGGATCGTCTGTTCCTCTATCTGCGCATTGACGACGACAGCAATCTTGACGAGGTCGATGAAGGCATCCGCACCCTGCGAGAAGCCGGGCATCCCCGTATGACGCTGCGCCTGCCAAACCCATATGCGCTCTTTGGGGAGTTCTTCCGCTGGGAATTTGCAACAGCGGTCGCGGGCTATCAACTTGAAGTCAATCCTTTTGATGAGCCGAATGTGACGGAAGCCAAAGAAGCCACCAAGGAACTGCTCCAGCATTATCAAGAGCATGGCAGCCTACCACAGAGCGAACCCTTCATTGATGGGACAAGCGTCAAGCTCTATGCAGATGAAACAACTGTCGCACCGCTGCGTGAATTGGGACGTGCGCATAATTATGATGAGGAAAGCCGGACCCAGGTTCTCGCCGCACAAATTACAGGCACCAACACGGGCGATTACTTTGCTCTGCTGGTCTACCTGACGCCGGACGAAGAAACAGAAGCTAAGATTCAGGAGATTCGTCGTCGCTTGCGTCACGTAACCCGCCGCGCCGTCACGCTCGGCTATGGGCCGCGTTACCTGCACAGTACGGGCCAGTTCCACAAGGGCGGCCCCAACAACGGCGTCTTCATCCAGATAACCGCCAATGTCGAAACAGATATTGATATCCCTGGTGAGCCTTATAGCTTCGGAACGTTGTTTCAGGCACAGGCCGCTGGCGACTTGCAAGCGCTGCACAACCACAACCGCCGCGCATTCCGCTTCCACATTGATGGTGACATTGATGAAGGCTTGCAGAAGCTGCTCGATGCTATCGAATTTGTCGAGAATCGCAACCAGTAA
- the rpiB gene encoding ribose 5-phosphate isomerase B: MKLALSADHAGYQLKQYLITYLQEQGHEVVDLGVDTDAVRSDYPDAAKALGEAVLSGQVERGVLVCGSGVGACVAANKMKGIYAAICHDAYSAGQGVQHDNMNVLCMGARVIGPALAESLVDSFIAAHFLEDGERYVRRFHKIQSMEDHFSGEE; the protein is encoded by the coding sequence ATGAAATTGGCTCTTTCAGCAGATCACGCAGGTTATCAACTGAAACAATACCTCATTACCTATCTACAAGAACAAGGCCACGAAGTCGTTGACCTGGGCGTCGATACGGATGCAGTCCGCTCCGATTATCCAGACGCCGCAAAAGCCCTGGGAGAAGCAGTCCTCAGCGGGCAAGTTGAGCGTGGCGTGCTGGTCTGTGGTAGTGGTGTGGGCGCATGTGTTGCTGCCAACAAAATGAAAGGCATCTACGCGGCCATCTGCCACGACGCCTACAGCGCAGGCCAGGGCGTGCAGCATGATAATATGAACGTACTGTGTATGGGTGCCCGTGTGATTGGTCCGGCCCTGGCGGAATCGCTGGTTGATTCTTTCATCGCGGCTCATTTTCTGGAGGATGGCGAGCGTTATGTGCGCCGCTTCCATAAGATTCAGTCGATGGAAGATCACTTCTCCGGCGAGGAATAG
- a CDS encoding class I SAM-dependent methyltransferase, whose protein sequence is MAAEDRIRWDNVYRQQVNQPYPPTDPLLLQYTPPALDEDARALDLAAGVGQNGLWLAQQGYTVDVMDISRIALRRALSEQTMRNLRNVNLLQMDVDDLQLDSKTYDIICVFRYLKRSLFPLLKRAIKPGGRMIYSSFNMHYLEQVPQFNQKFLFKEGELASFFEDWQIIYKEEIGYESHLVAIKPTL, encoded by the coding sequence ATGGCCGCGGAAGATCGTATTCGTTGGGATAATGTCTATCGGCAGCAAGTTAACCAGCCTTACCCCCCCACGGACCCCCTGCTGCTGCAATATACACCCCCGGCCCTCGACGAAGACGCCCGTGCGCTGGACCTCGCTGCTGGCGTGGGGCAGAATGGGTTATGGCTGGCCCAGCAGGGCTATACTGTCGATGTGATGGATATTAGCCGCATCGCGCTGCGCCGTGCCCTCTCTGAACAGACGATGCGTAACCTGCGCAACGTCAACCTGCTGCAAATGGACGTTGACGACCTCCAACTTGATAGCAAAACCTACGATATCATCTGCGTTTTTCGTTATCTTAAGCGCAGCCTCTTTCCGCTGCTAAAACGCGCTATCAAACCCGGCGGACGTATGATTTATAGTTCGTTCAATATGCATTACCTGGAACAAGTGCCGCAGTTCAACCAAAAGTTTTTATTCAAGGAGGGCGAACTCGCCAGCTTCTTTGAAGACTGGCAGATCATTTACAAAGAAGAAATCGGGTACGAATCTCACCTCGTCGCCATTAAACCAACCCTGTAA
- the tsaE gene encoding tRNA (adenosine(37)-N6)-threonylcarbamoyltransferase complex ATPase subunit type 1 TsaE, which translates to MPILQEGELDIISHSAEQTRRLGVRLGQLLQPGDVVCLSGDLGAGKTVFTSGIGIGWGSRVPVTSPTFNLVQQYTRDEDDVILYHMDCYRLGGAEDVESIGFDDLLDGSGPLIIEWPERIEDALPEDVLWVDIHVIEEGRRNFIFEATSKHYQKLIDSFREKAFGF; encoded by the coding sequence GTGCCAATATTACAAGAAGGCGAACTCGATATTATCAGCCATAGTGCGGAGCAAACCCGCAGGCTTGGCGTGCGCCTGGGCCAGCTTTTGCAGCCCGGGGATGTGGTTTGCTTGTCTGGTGATTTGGGTGCGGGTAAGACGGTGTTTACTTCTGGCATCGGTATAGGTTGGGGTAGTCGTGTGCCCGTCACCAGCCCGACCTTTAACCTGGTGCAGCAGTATACGCGTGATGAGGACGATGTCATCCTTTACCATATGGATTGCTACCGACTCGGCGGTGCTGAGGATGTGGAATCTATTGGGTTCGATGATTTGTTAGATGGCAGTGGCCCGCTCATCATCGAATGGCCGGAGCGTATCGAGGATGCGCTGCCGGAGGATGTGCTGTGGGTAGATATCCACGTGATTGAAGAAGGTCGCCGCAACTTCATCTTTGAGGCGACGAGCAAGCATTATCAAAAGCTGATTGATAGCTTCCGTGAGAAGGCATTCGGCTTTTGA
- the tsaB gene encoding tRNA (adenosine(37)-N6)-threonylcarbamoyltransferase complex dimerization subunit type 1 TsaB, with the protein MLLAIDTATRSMSLALHDGEVLLAEQTCVAGRQQNSQLAPTIDYLVNLCGITLADLKAVAVCRGPGSYTGLRVGVALAKGIATTAHLPLIGIDTLDILAAGVTECNTRAILIAAVQAGRGRIIAAQFRRKDRQWQARTEPVITTWAEMIADLKPGTYFVTGELNEKWDAACENAPDGVTLKPVAVSDRARRAGHLAELAWSVLNAGGYKTGEHTTEALHEAFHPAHVLPIYLKSPDE; encoded by the coding sequence ATGCTGCTAGCAATCGATACGGCGACACGCTCGATGAGCCTGGCGTTGCATGATGGCGAGGTGCTGCTGGCTGAGCAAACCTGTGTGGCGGGTCGGCAGCAAAATTCACAACTTGCCCCTACGATTGATTACCTCGTGAACCTGTGCGGCATCACATTAGCGGATTTAAAAGCTGTTGCTGTGTGCCGTGGGCCGGGTTCTTATACTGGGCTGCGCGTGGGGGTAGCCCTTGCGAAAGGTATCGCCACAACGGCCCATCTGCCGTTAATTGGCATTGATACGTTGGATATCCTGGCTGCAGGCGTGACAGAGTGCAATACGCGTGCTATTTTGATTGCGGCAGTACAGGCTGGGCGTGGTCGTATCATCGCGGCCCAGTTCCGGCGCAAAGATCGCCAGTGGCAGGCTCGTACGGAGCCAGTGATCACAACCTGGGCGGAGATGATCGCAGACTTAAAGCCTGGGACCTATTTCGTCACAGGGGAATTAAATGAAAAATGGGACGCTGCTTGCGAGAATGCCCCGGACGGTGTGACGCTTAAGCCAGTCGCGGTAAGCGACCGTGCTCGCCGTGCTGGTCATCTGGCGGAGCTGGCATGGTCTGTATTGAACGCAGGCGGCTACAAGACCGGTGAGCACACTACGGAGGCCCTGCACGAGGCCTTCCATCCGGCTCATGTTTTACCTATCTATTTGAAGTCACCGGATGAATGA
- the rimI gene encoding ribosomal protein S18-alanine N-acetyltransferase: MGDLTLRHMRGADVTSVIEIDRLSFDPSWPASSYYFEVNKSTCSHMVVLEQGEPNGLSASRWWANLRGRQATEIIGYGGLWCIQEEAHISTIAMHPDQRGHGYGELMLVAMLSRAVRLQAQYCVLEVRVSNTVAQALYEKYHFTVRGVKKKYYQNKEDAYDMRLEFNEDVAAYLHEQYDLLCVRLDFTDHYSTTPHPRLG, translated from the coding sequence ATGGGCGATTTAACGCTGCGGCATATGCGGGGTGCGGATGTCACCTCAGTCATTGAAATTGACAGGCTCTCGTTCGATCCATCCTGGCCTGCCAGCTCGTATTATTTTGAAGTCAACAAATCCACATGCAGCCATATGGTGGTGTTGGAACAGGGCGAGCCGAATGGCCTGAGCGCTTCGCGCTGGTGGGCGAATCTGCGTGGCCGGCAAGCTACGGAGATTATTGGCTATGGCGGCCTGTGGTGTATCCAGGAGGAAGCCCACATTAGCACAATTGCCATGCATCCTGATCAACGTGGTCATGGATATGGCGAATTGATGCTGGTGGCGATGTTAAGCCGTGCTGTGCGGTTACAGGCGCAATACTGTGTCCTTGAAGTGCGCGTGAGCAATACCGTGGCACAGGCACTCTATGAGAAGTATCACTTCACGGTGCGGGGCGTCAAAAAGAAGTACTACCAAAACAAAGAAGACGCCTACGACATGCGCCTGGAGTTCAACGAAGATGTCGCCGCGTATTTGCATGAACAATACGACCTGTTATGCGTCCGCCTGGATTTTACGGATCATTACAGTACGACGCCGCATCCCCGGTTAGGATAA
- a CDS encoding HAD family hydrolase, producing the protein MALKLILFDIDGTLLITNGASREAKALAMQEVFGTDAGIREIPFGGKTDWQILAEALAPHGYTVADLETHMAHYQTRFAHHMAEVIRQFEVTVLPGAAELVAKLRERDDVLLGILTGNTKETAPVKLQAGGFDPAWFLVGAYGSESAERNDLPALALERALAYSKLPIANEDVWIIGDTVRDVLAARAIGGKVVAVLTGFEDIDELVASQPDYLLNDLTEFDEKVDL; encoded by the coding sequence ATGGCCCTCAAGCTGATCCTCTTCGATATCGACGGCACACTACTTATCACCAACGGCGCCAGCCGAGAAGCCAAAGCCCTGGCAATGCAGGAAGTCTTCGGCACGGATGCGGGCATCCGTGAGATCCCTTTTGGTGGCAAAACAGACTGGCAAATCCTGGCGGAGGCACTGGCACCCCATGGCTATACAGTCGCCGACCTGGAAACACATATGGCCCATTATCAAACACGCTTCGCACATCATATGGCAGAAGTCATCCGCCAGTTTGAAGTCACCGTGTTACCCGGCGCTGCGGAACTCGTCGCCAAGCTGAGAGAGCGAGACGATGTGCTGCTGGGCATCTTAACAGGCAATACCAAAGAAACCGCCCCTGTTAAATTGCAAGCAGGTGGCTTCGACCCGGCATGGTTCCTGGTTGGCGCTTATGGCAGCGAATCCGCCGAGCGCAATGATTTGCCTGCGCTGGCGCTGGAACGTGCCCTGGCATATAGCAAGCTGCCTATTGCCAACGAAGATGTCTGGATTATTGGGGATACTGTGCGCGATGTCCTGGCAGCACGTGCCATCGGCGGTAAAGTCGTCGCTGTGCTAACGGGCTTCGAAGATATTGACGAACTGGTTGCGTCCCAGCCGGATTACCTGCTCAACGATTTGACGGAATTTGATGAAAAAGTCGATCTCTAG
- the trxA gene encoding thioredoxin: MAENKPHHVTDQTFQTDVIDYSSELPVLVDFWAEWCGPCRMVAPIMEKLAEDFAGQVRVAKVDTDANPGLSQAFQIRSIPTIMAFKEGKLVFNQPGAFPEAAFRDLVQQLIDLEIPEDDAEGEPQQ; encoded by the coding sequence GTGGCCGAGAATAAACCGCATCACGTAACCGACCAGACCTTCCAGACAGATGTCATTGATTACAGTTCAGAACTGCCTGTACTGGTCGATTTCTGGGCAGAATGGTGTGGGCCGTGTCGTATGGTGGCACCCATCATGGAGAAACTGGCTGAAGATTTTGCCGGGCAGGTCCGTGTCGCCAAAGTCGATACAGACGCCAACCCTGGCCTCTCACAGGCTTTCCAGATCCGCAGCATTCCGACAATCATGGCCTTCAAAGAAGGTAAGCTGGTCTTTAACCAGCCGGGTGCCTTCCCAGAAGCCGCCTTCCGTGACCTGGTCCAGCAGTTGATTGACCTGGAAATCCCGGAAGATGATGCTGAAGGCGAGCCACAGCAGTAA